Below is a window of Conger conger chromosome 16, fConCon1.1, whole genome shotgun sequence DNA.
AAAAGTCTGAGAGGTTATGGATTACTGGAAGGCCTATTACAGTAATTATTTGTAGGTGGAGATGAATGTGACAGCAGGTATGAGTTATGCTTTAAAGCCGAGGATTACAGTAGTTGCATAACAGTACcccaagaaataaaagataataataaccCACCCTGGGGCAATATAAAGCAACACAAGCAGAAATGTATGAAGGTATTCCCCctgtgtaaaatatgttataCACAAGGTTTATCAAGACAACTCCCAAAGAGCACCTGCTCGCTCACAAATCTTACGTTTCATAGATTGTGCCCCTGCAAGCTAGACTGAATACAACCCAAAATAAATCCTGTATTTTCCAAACAGAATTGCAAGATGAAGAGCCCCCTCTAAGGAGAGGTGATAATTTACTGTCTGtttaattatataataaaatcattggtaaaactaaaaaatacacattaacTGGACATCACCTGGTGTAATATGGATAAAAATTGTGCCCATTTGTGCTACACTTATCTTCAAATAAGAATATGTACAGTAAGATTAATAAAGAAACTGGACCTTTTACAGCAAATAAGTTCTGGTTTTAAAGCTCATTATAATCAACATTGGGTCTTTAAGCCACACAATGAAACTAACTCAGatattgtcttttttatttgccaTCATCGGTTGTTTTCCCcattttgctttgtttactTTTCTGTAAATAACAATGGTTGTGATATTATTTGATGAGAGGACTTCTTTGTTGCTCATTTTATCTCATGGCTGCAGTGCCTTGTCAGACAAGCGTTgtcattttgaaatggtttgGTTGCAGTCTGCACCGTTTTAGTAAAAGTTGTACAAAACTGAACTGTGGCTTTTTCTGCTGTCCTTTCTTTCCCAGTGTGCTAATTTTGGCATTGAAGTGTCATTTAAAACAGGGTCTCCCAGGATTCCATAAGGTCCTCAGCAAAACTGAAACATTTCTTTGCAGtcaagaatatttttttattttcatagtgcATACATTACATATTTCAGATTTAAGATTAAATAAACACATCCTTGATAATATTATGATCACGATAgtgtattacatatttattttgtgctgaATCGCTACATGTGTTCCACAGATATCGAAACATGCTTCCATGTACTTGTGATAACCACTGTATTGCAGCCTAGAGTAGTTGTTAATTAAAGCCAAATATTAAGTATTCAATTGAGGCGGGGTCCTTGGCTACAGAGTGgtaattctcaggggcttttggATTGTTAATTTATTGGAATGCATTCTGAATGGCAGGAAGAAAACTTAGCATTCCTGATGAGACGATATGCAAGATGCAGCACGGCATGTAAAGTGTCACAAAATGAATGTGTAAGTTAGCAATGGATCTATAATGTAGCCTACTTACAATGGCATGTCTGAGTCGGTTATTTTATCAGAAATGAGGAACCAGAAGTACTTACTTGTAAATACACTTACAATTTAATGAGAAATGAGATACTAGATACTAgaattatgttattttttagGAGACCCTTAAAAGGTATCAATATGCGGTATCAACCTCCACCATCGGCAAACCAACACTTATGTCAGTATTAAATACAATGCCGTGCAATCCTTACAAGCTTGTGGCCAGTCATGGTAGTGcatcatttaattaaaattaatccTTTTGTTTGGGCGGTTATTATCAGTGTACTTTCCTACCCTGGCCTCAAGATGGCGCTTTTGTTTTAGACTTTAAGGCTTTCACTCATAACTGCGGTCTACAACTTTAATGCATTCAACTAAATGTGAACCGTCAGACGCCGACCGTTTACTCCTCACAGTAGATCAAGAAGTAAGTTGAATGTTTATTTGAAGTGATTAGGCTACTAAcatggaaaatatattaaataaaaaaataaaaaagacatagCCTACTACCCAACAACAGCATTCGAACAATCGGCACGGAGTAACTCAAATTCCTAGAACACCTCGACCTAAATTGAAACCTTCTGTGACCAATCGGCAAATGAAACTAATTGTCAACTCAACCGTCTAAGGTGTCGATTATATAGTTCTTATTATAGTACagacaaacattttcttttgtcaAACAAACTTGTCAGAATAATTTAACGTATGCATTTGAGCTGGTAACTTCGAACTTGTAACGTTACTTCTTACATTGTTGATAATTGGGAGTTTCCAACTGGATGCCAATTAGTGCGCGAGAGCTAGATGCTAAGAGTtggaattcattaattctgaaATTAACATTAAAGACCGATGTACTCGCACTTTAGAAAAGGTTTATTTGTGAGTCTAATAACCTTTTCTGTTCAGAGCTGAAAGGTGAAGTATTTCGTTGGCCCCCTGATAAAAAGACTATATTAAGTTAATAGCCTACATGCAAGACTGGGGTGccattgttttttatatttatattggaTATAAATTTAATCTACGTTTGTCAAAAAGGCCAGAATTCTTCATTTGTGAAATGATGGGTTCTACCACCATCAGCAAGACATCTATTGCGCATTTTGTGAAAGACACTAACATCAAAGTGGACTATGAATGTAGACGAACATAACCAGAAAATACGATTAATATTTTTACACTCCGATGTCTTCTTTGAGGCATCCCGGTTTTTACGTATCAACCGTGTACCCATGTCATCAGTTACGAAGCAGGttacaaaaatgtgtgtttaaacaGCCACAGCTTCCGATAATTCCACTTTCAGTCCAAGACCCAAtaaagtggctccacccaaatccgaAGGCGTTTTGGCTTTAGTTGAGATCTTAGTATGATTTGAATATGGGCTCAAAACATAGTAtaacagtcattttgattggttgaaaagataTAAGGTCGAGAGTACCAGGATTTTACGGTAGTTGCGTTTGAGTGGCATATGGCattcttgggactgaaagggttaaaaggcACCAAGGGTGGGTCCACGTTAAAATGGAACCCAGAGTCTGCATTTCTTTTGGATGTTGAAAGCATTTGTACAGCTTTGTAAGCACCGCCAAACAGCACAACTGAACACTTTCAGCGGGGTTCACTTAGAAATACctttgaagaaaaacatttgaagcTAAGAGAAATTCATAAACGAAATGATAATTATAATGTAAACTGTGGATACATTTTAGCGATCAACCCTTGGGCGCCTTTTAAGATGAAAAAGCAAAATATGGGCCCATCACATCACTTGTGTCTAAAAAATGGAAGTAGATTAGAAAGCAGTAATTACTCTCTGTAAATGTCTATGGTATTGATGGTTACATGGCCATTGGGGCTCTGAAGTCTTCCCAGTTTCCTACTTTAATCCAGGGATAGCTGAATGACTGGGAGAAAGAGCTGGAAGTGAGCCATTCTgtattgcaaaagaaaaaaaaaaacccacagagATCAAAgcatctttttacattttttttgtctgacaGTGTTATTTTCTACAAAGTGTAGCCTATACTTCAAAGGTGGGCGGTCCTTATCTTCCCAAGGCAAAAGAGCCCATGTACATATCCAAAAATATctgtgcatacatttttttctttataatgAAGAAATATGCTTTATTTAGCAGTAACGCCTACGAGAAAATATTGCTGATTATTTCTCTCCACCCTCCAAATGTGACGCAAGGTATTGAAATTCTCCTAAAAGTCTCTCTCGCTTTTGATTAGTGGCCAGCGGGATCGTCCGTACTACAGTTCCTTAGAAGACGGAAGAGGAGTTCCCAGAAACGTCCTCGACGGTATGACTCCTGGCTTCAAATCAGAGGTTGCTTTCGGCCTCACTCTTTTCCGTCACGCCGTTCACAGGACTCAGTGCAGAAATTCCCAGTCCGTTGAGGTTACTTTCATTGAGCCTTCTAACCCTGTAGGTCTCGTAGTGGATGTTGTGGGTGACGTCCTTTAAGTCTTGCAGGTGGGACCTAGGGAGAATGAAATGTTagcgtttttaaaaatatgccagttaaaacatttataaaaaaatttttttacagatATAAGTATACATCACATCACAATTTGAGTTTTTACTTGTGACAAAATGGCAACTTTCATTTCACGTCCCACTCACTCGCTGACTTGGATTGAAGCTCCCGCAAAGTCAGGACCTTACCCTCATGCCACCATTGGATATCATACCGATATCGGCACACAAAATGAATGATTTTCAAACTGATATTCTTAGCCGGATTTTCTCCCAGTTTGGAATATTCGGTTGCGTTCATTGGCCTGTCTACCCACTGAAGTTTCCTCCTCCCCGTTCACGAGTGTGCAGGTAGGTGGATGCTTTCAGCTGGCATCTGTTGTGGAGAAGGACAGCACCTGCAGCTGGGCTGGTCAGAATGCAGGTGTCTGATCGGCCACGATACTGGCGTGGTCAGGATTTAATATTAGGGGGGGGAATTTATGGATTGGAACCCAttcccaaaaaaactaaacaaaaaaagcaaatgaacaaaaaagtTTCCTTTCAAACtataatactgtatgtactacTCATTCATAATATGAATGACATTATCCAGAATTCCTTCTGGATGTGCAACCCCTACAAGAAATAAGCAACCGCCATCAGCAGTCTCTTACCTGATGAGCAGATCTCTTAAGTTGGCGAACTCGCAGTGTGCAACATTCTCCACTGTaaagacaaaattaattatCCATCTGGATTCCCCCATTCAGGGTGTCAGGAGTGTGGCCCCCACTTTCAGTGAGGGTTTCCTGAAGGCTTGTATTTTTCATAGTGTTTCTACATATTACACATTTACTTCACATGCAGTACTCACCCTCTATAATTCCCCATTTCGTTTTTCTGCCAAGGACCTTGTTCCCATTCACCTGGTGCTCTTTGTCTGTCCCAACCACTGCAAAAGGGATCTTTTCCTGAAAGTGTAAtaaacacacaacagtctctagagtttgcagacatTGGTGcgaacaacaaaaataatgtactgtacatcgGTCATGTTCATGACTTGCCATTAGATGGTTATGGCTCATATAACAGTAATAgtaattaatattatttgttACTGGACACACTACTTGCGAACTGTATGTAGAGTATGTCTAACCGATGCTTTCCATTAATTTTATTTCCTCACAGAACAAAACCCAAATGCACTTGATTGCCCAAATTAAGTCATTACCCTAATtttatcattcattatcctGTCATCTCCATCTTCATCGTACTCTGTCTGTGGGTACACCCTGATGCCATTGGTCTGCAGATCCTTTCTTATCTGTAGTGACAAGAGGAAAACAAAACCTATTGAAACATTTATGTAGAATTTTGTCACATATGTTTGTCCCCCaaatcttaagtcttattcACTGAATTCCCTCTTAGTTTCTACTGCCATCATTTACAGGGTTGCACTGCTGATCATGCATTCCTTACATTCTAATGGAACCTGGTGAACACGCAGTTTGATAAATACATGTAGTCTCCTGTTATATGAAATTTGTAGTGAtgggagcatttaggggttgggtgtcttgctcagggactcttcaacacacccagggtggaatcgaaccggcgaccctctgactgccaggcgACAACCGTTCTTCCCCCCcccgagccaatgtcgccccctatATATAGGTGGTGCCATTGAATGACTCACTGACAAGAGAGAATACAGAGAATAGCCCACTGATTGGGTCACATGAGTCTGTGCCTGATGACACAGTCACTTCCCGATTATGGGGTTTGCAGAGCCTCTCCCTCCAGCAGGCTGTATGAAGACATCTGCTGTGTCTCATGAtaatttgcattcatatttcatatttagagCACAACCACGATCTTGTGTGCCTTCCTCCCACTCAAGCCAGTAGTTTCAGCACTATAATGAGAGGCCAGTTCGTGGACCGACAGCGAATGATCAACCACGTCATAAAAGCAGTTAATTAGTCCCCTGTGACGGGTGAGTTTTGACTGCCAGAGGTCATCGGTCAGCTCTGGGTGAACGGCTTAATATGCGCTCCGCTGACTCACACTGGCCTTTTGCCAGGCTTGGCtttctctgtgtggagctggAGCTGAACAGACTGTGTTTTAGGTGGCGTGGCCTGCATCTCACAGTCTAGTCACAACAAACCTCATTTGTAAGGAAATAATTGACTGCTTGTGGTATTTCAGGCTCAGTGGTCGAATCAATGTCGGCGGGACTTGAGGATGAAACTTtcgtgctttttattttatttcatttttttaaaactcttGCTCCGTGCGTGTTCCCATCAGGTCAATACCTTTCCCTttatttaaaggcccacacgcatcaaCATTCTCTTCCTCACAAAACGTTCCTAAAAATCAGCGACGTAGGTTTTTAAGTCCTTaacccctccacctcctccggttagctctctgtgttaacatggacagTGGCAAAAGTGTAGCTTAAgtggagagaatacaatagtgAAGGAGAGGGCGAGGGGTTGAGGCGCAAAGTAGCTGGTATATAACTACCTAATTCCGAATATCAACTGGGTTCTTAAAAGGTGTCCACAGGCTTTTGGCTTGGCAGATTACATGGGCTCCGTTTTATATTTAGCAACATCATCCaacaattatgcaaaaacacacatcatgtcacatgggaaatcgttttacaaacagcttgaTCCTAATATATGAATTTTTTGACCaaatttgccttttttttttaacagtatggaacacaaaccaaaatggtGATataaaaagctcaaaaacaaaGCTCAAAAATAtatgtgtgggcctttaactaTAGGAATTGAAGATGTAAAGAGTCGGTAAGCTCTTCATTTTATGGAAGGATTAATTGCAGAAAGGAGGAACGCTGCTGTATGCTTGTTCTGCTGGTCAGAGGGTCTTTCACTGTACTGTGGGCTGTATCCAAGTATACCATGTATTTGTTCAAAGGGCATCGATCCGATCCAGTGAGTGCAACCTGTAAAAATCTATCCGTATCGTTATGAAACACATCAAAACACTtatttacagtgccctccataatgtttggaatgAAGaaccattatgtcttgatttgccacaattttagatttggagtTCACCCAATTAACATGGAGTTAACGTACACTTTCTCAGATGTTGGTTATTTGCTCCGGTTCAAGTGAATGCGTCAAAACTTACTGGCCGgcggttcattctacagcaagataGAAGCTAGTAATATAAATGAAGTCACCCTCTGTTTGAACTCCAGCCTCTCCTCAATGGTGAGCGTGTCGGCTTTGGCGATCACCGGTACGATGCTCACAATCAGGCCAAGCCTCTTCATGAACTCCACGTCTAGGGGTCGCAACCTGTAGAACAGTCGGGAGAAGAAAGACAGTGGATCTCAACCTTGAAGAGCATTTGAATCAAAGCTGAATGAAGAAGACCCTCTTGCTTCATAGTATGTTGTGGTTGGTCAAGGCTGGATGGTAAAATGTGTTGGGGTGGACTTTGAACCTGTAGGTCAGTGAGTCTAATCTCAGGCATTCTGGTACTGTAATTTTAAGCCCCCCAAGTGGAATTGAATAAGAATCGCTACAGTGTTCTGTGCAGATAGAAACCTGTCAGCGGGACTGTCCAATCACTAGATCTGATGCAGAATTGCTATGATGACAGTGAAGCCATTTTCATTTCCTGGACTGGAATTGCATGAGTCAGTATGTGCGTTTGACGGTTGACTACAGTGGCCCGGAGGGGAAGTGGGGCAGGTTACCAGTGCCCAGTGGCCGGCAGGAAGTAGACACAGCAGTGGACCCGTGTGTCAGGGATCCGCCTCTTCCTGTTGATGTTAAGCTCCTCCTTCAAATACTTCTCGTACTGCTCATTAATGTACTTCACAATGGGCTCCCAGCTgatgaaacaaaacatgtttgtGAGGGATAAATAAGaattatatttttactctggAAAAATTTGGATGAATTGTACAGGAGCGATGCTTTTCAATGGAAAGAGATTCAATCAGCTAAGAGTTGTTGGCCTTTGACATCACCTCCACTTACCAGTTTTCATTGTTAATCTGGTCTCCAAAACCTGGGGTGTCGATGACTGTTAGCTTCATTTTCACGCCTCTCTCCTCGATGACTGTTGAGGAATATAGAAGAAAAAATTTAAGGGCAATAGCTGGTTCCTGGTGTAATGAATAGCAGGTGCACTAGGTGGCAGTACTACTCCAACAAAGCCTTGCATGTTCTTTGTAAGTGATTGATTGTACAGATCTGAAGTGAATCCCATGTTAAATGAGAGCTGGTGAACATTCACCTCATGAGCTGTCCTCAATAGTTTATCATACATTTATTATTGAATGCAATACATGTTGTATGCGTGTCTAATAACCAGAAATTCTCATTCATATTTTCTAAAATTATAGGTAGACTAGGTCTGCGAACCTTTAAACTCTCGCCTaacccttttgatttgtttgctgatTGGATTTTGACCATTGTTTCATCCTTTAATCTGATTCTTGCCTTGTCCTTTTTGGTTTTATCCGCCCCTGCTTGCCACATAGTGACTCTGGTTATTTAGAGTTCTAATAAATCAGGATactgtttgttattttgctttattatttccCCTTTCCCCTTTTTAAGGGCGATCCTGGGACGAGACCGAATATCCATTGGAGGTTGGCTACATGCCGCTTCTGGCCCGGTAAACCTTCAAAGACTAATTGAGATTTAGTTAGATTTGGTTAGGCAGACGGAGTTGCTTGTCAGCCTGCAGTGTTCATTCCCACTCCTCGTACTACACCCTATCTCCCTATCCTTTACCTTGTTATCGCATGACCATGGACCAGGTCGTAACATTGGAAAAAATGTGGAACTTGAGCAATATTGTCTGAGATTGCTAAAACCACATGTTTTACCTGCGGTACAGTGAAGATCACTGAAAATCAAGGCTTATCACGGTGTGTAAGTTTGTAGTTCCAcatgcagaaaaataaagatgGTTCTTATTCCTAACATGCGGGATGAATTCTGGATTCTCCAGGGCACTGAAATCAGGAGGTATTCAGCACTGCTGCCAGCCTGCTTCCCATATTTCCCTGTTCCACCCTATTGGCGCTGACTGTGTAAACCACTTTCCTGGTACTTGATTTTCAACCCGGCTCTTTGAAGGCCAGAGTGAGCTTGGCCAGCAAGCATACAGTGGCCCTCTAGCACCCCACCATCTGCAAAGCTGTGGGCCTGCCAGACGTTTGTGCCTCCTCAGCACTCTGCTAGCAGACAGTCAAGGTGAGGCACCGCAGATGAGGACCACATGTTAAAGAAAGGGTAAGAGAGTTGGTGAACGGTTCTGCCACTGTAGTGCCAATTTGCATGCCGCTGTCATGCCAACAGCTGTTGCCAACAGTGGTCCAATTGGTAGTTGGTTGCTGTGTCTCCATGTGCGCTGGCTGAACAGAGCCACGCAAATCAGTCTCAGCTGAGGGCCTGTACGAGGACACAAACCTAAATTTGATTCAACTGCAATGCAATTTTTGTCCTCAAGTAACAACCATTGTTCTGCCCTCGCGGATGCCTTTGGACAGTTGGTTCAATTGTTTTCCGATAAACAATTGCTACTACTGAATTGCTTGTTTACAATCATAGCACATATATGCTTgactttgtttttacaataatgAGAATGTTTACTTTGGAATATGAGATTTTCACAAAGTTCACATTCATAAAAGGTTTAATGCCATGGAAAAATAAGTCTTGTTTCCGGTTGTGGACATTGTTCATGTTGCACTCGAATGGGAAGCCAGTGAGGACTATCTCCTGTTTCCTGGGGTGACGAATCAGGAAGTCATGTGACCCCCGGCAGATTGGCCTTTATTCTAAAGTGGTACCGTGTGCTGTTCTCACGGGCCGTACCCCAAACAACAAAACGCTTCCACTGGGTTTCCTTACACTCTGGTAACTTCAAATAAATTGCAGTCCAGTTTAGATGTAGACACATTATTTTACACGAGGATAGATATTGTTTTAGTTAAAGCTAAAGTTTCCTGTTAAACAcgtcacacatgcactcagacacacaaatgcatacacacactgcataaaACAGAACATTCCCACTGGCACTAATTGTTGTATGAGGTGGAAATAATATCTAGAACCAGAACTGCACAGATTATTGCAATTAGCCTGGTGAATGTAGCCgctttttgaaaaatgacagGAAAGAAACGGCAATGATAGTTTCCCTTTCACACAAGGCCCACAGCCAAAAATACCAGATTTAGCAGGATTaaggaaacaaaaatgaatCAGAAAGGcagtgagggagaggatggggtggggtagggggttgATTGTTAGGGGAACACGACTAGCCATTTCATTAGTTTCGTCTTGCACGTAAAAAACACGGACTACAGGAACAATCCACAGCATTAGCACAATTAGACTGGCCTGACTTTATCGCATGACTGCTTGGCTCCAAAacttaaaatataaacaaacaaaaataaagcttCAACCAATTCAACCAATTAGTTCTGGGAAGGAAGGCATGAATGCACACAAAGCAGATACACATAGCAGAGTGGGACAGACTATATGTGACCAGACATGGCCcctatttacattttcttttcttttttttaaatcacttttgactcatttcagaaccttgatcaaaacaaaaaatcaatcgatgcacattttttaaaactcgAAACAcgtttttcaattgcttggatatAATACGcataaaccaaaaatcattTGTTCACTGAACAAAATCACGGTTTGAGGCGGACATGCTGTGTTACACATGCTGAGTCCTCTCTAAGGTTTTCAAAATTGTGCAGAAACGTGATTGTAAAAAATACTGTCAACAATCTGAGGCAGAAGTTGTCATGGCAAATGACCTTAATCATTCTTCCCAGCTGACAGTGATTGCGCCTTGGGTATCAAGAGCCCCCAGGCTAAGTTTGGGGCGGGTGAGGGAGCATGTTGCTCAAAGCATTGTGCATGGAAGCGTTATAAACCGTATATGATTGCTTTAAAGCGCAAAAACTTCCCTGGAGGTGTGGACTTCTCCCCATTTGACCTGTCGGGTGACGCAACCATTTTTTTCCGACCAATTAGATGCTCAGCTCCTGCCTTCCTTCAATCTGTTACATTACCTAATCACCGAGAAGCAAAGCCTGAGGGAAAAACGTTTGTATTGTATATACAGAGCAATCGTGAATcagcgtgtgtgggtgtatctGTACCAAATTATAGATATACAGCTTATATTCACAAATTCCCATTAGGTATTGGCTACAATCTACTTAGCCCAAAGGTTACCCATCAGTCATCTCCGTTTTAAGGATCATAAAAAGGAAGCAACATTATTTGTGAGAGGATTCCTGAGGTTAGACGC
It encodes the following:
- the septin12 gene encoding neuronal-specific septin-3 isoform X3 produces the protein MFGYVGIEAVLDQMRRKAMKTGFEFNIMVVGQSGLGKSTLVNTLFKSKVSRKSCTPNYEEKICKTVNLQSVSHVIEERGVKMKLTVIDTPGFGDQINNENCWEPIVKYINEQYEKYLKEELNINRKRRIPDTRVHCCVYFLPATGHWLRPLDVEFMKRLGLIVSIVPVIAKADTLTIEERLEFKQRIRKDLQTNGIRVYPQTEYDEDGDDRIMNDKIREKIPFAVVGTDKEHQVNGNKVLGRKTKWGIIEVENVAHCEFANLRDLLIRSHLQDLKDVTHNIHYETYRVRRLNESNLNGLGISALSPVNGVTEKSEAESNL
- the septin12 gene encoding neuronal-specific septin-3 isoform X2, translated to MREDVPAPALEPEIQIDEKEEEPEEPAPPACPKQPSPEGYITGHQMFGYVGIEAVLDQMRRKAMKTGFEFNIMVVGQSGLGKSTLVNTLFKSKVSRKSCTPNYEEKICKTVNLQSVSHVIEERGVKMKLTVIDTPGFGDQINNENCWEPIVKYINEQYEKYLKEELNINRKRRIPDTRVHCCVYFLPATGHWLRPLDVEFMKRLGLIVSIVPVIAKADTLTIEERLEFKQRIRKDLQTNGIRVYPQTEYDEDGDDRIMNDKIREKIPFAVVGTDKEHQVNGNKVLGRKTKWGIIEVENVAHCEFANLRDLLIRSHLQDLKDVTHNIHYETYRVRRLNESNLNGLGISALSPVNGVTEKSEAESNL